One Brassica napus cultivar Da-Ae chromosome A5, Da-Ae, whole genome shotgun sequence DNA window includes the following coding sequences:
- the BNAA05G24970D gene encoding uncharacterized protein BNAA05G24970D, whose product MASVQYGLDQGMETFNDELMIMSFLEEESPAENHISVTEEEEEKLNRVIRSLEVEINMSSPTIESQKTDLQEITKPGLEDDFGWLNDFDIGLVSSENDDEMMKWCTELSYMDGVDSSVLEIEGSDYYSHINYGLTFEEPSLSLWQENNNDVVMY is encoded by the coding sequence atgGCGTCTGTTCAATATGGTTTGGATCAAGGCATGGAGACTTTCAACGATGAGCTTATGATCATGTCGTTCTTAGAAGAAGAATCGCCAGCTGAAAATCATATCAGCGTTaccgaagaggaagaagagaaactAAACCGTGTGATTAGATCGTTAGAAGTGGAGATCAACATGAGTTCTCCGACCATAGAATCTCAAAAAACGGATCTGCAAGAGATCACAAAACCCGGTCTCGAAGATGATTTTGGGTGGCTTAACGACTTTGATATTGGCCTGGTTTCGTCGGAAAATGATGATGAGATGATGAAATGGTGTACGGAACTTTCGTACATGGATGGTGTGGATAGTAGTGTTCTTGAGATTGAAGGTAGTGATTATTATTCTCATATTAACTACGGACTTACATTTGAGGAACCAAGTCTTTCTCTGTGGCAAGAGAATAATAATGATGTAGTTATGTATTGA